A region of the Sarcophilus harrisii chromosome 3, mSarHar1.11, whole genome shotgun sequence genome:
CGGCCCTCATAAAAACCTTCATCACTTCATTcctgaattattaaaatatgcTGATGGTAGGTCTGCCTGACCTCTCCTCAAGAGCCTCTCCATGCAAATCCATCCTCCTTCAGTCTCcacagtgatttttctaaagagcaagtctgatcatgtcatcccACCCCCTACTCAATGAATTTAGTGGCttttattgcctccaggatcaaatacaaatcctCTTCTTGGCATTCAGAGCCTTCATAATTTGGGCCCCTTCTACTTTTCCAGTATGtatgtattacacacacacacacacacacacacacacacactagccTCCAGCATCGCGCAGGCGCAGATCATCACCGAGCTCCCAAGTTGGGAGGGCCAGGGCGCGGTTACGACGGATTCCCACGTGAAGGGCCGATCCGGCTGGGGCCCCCGAGCCTCGAGGAGATCGGGCGGCAGCTTCGTGATGGGGCGAATTCCGCCCCAGGCCCTCCTGGTGGCCTCCGTGGCCCTCCTCCTCGCCCTGCACGCGGCAAGCTCCCACAGGGACTTCCACTTTAGAAAACCCCAGAAGAAGGACCCCGTGGCCGACTTCCTGTCCCAAACAGCGGCGGCCATTCGGGAGGCGATGGAAGCGCTGCTCGGGCCCGAGCTCGTGCACTTCCTGGCCGAGATCTTGCCGACCGTCTCTTCGGTCCTCTCGGAGTTTTGCTTCACGCTCTCCCGGGTCTCCGCGCAGCTGCTGGACGCCGTGGGGCTGGAGGGGGACCACCTCACGCGGGCCTTGAAGCTCAGCCCTGACGAAGTTCAGGTCCTCCTCCTGTGGGGCTTCGGGGCCCTCGCGGCCTACTGGATGCTGGCCCTGCTGGGCCAGGGCTTGAAGCTGCTCCTCTTCCTCGTGGCCTTTGTGGTGGTGGTCAGGTCCGTGCTCGAACTCTtcggggggagagaagaagagccTTGGGAGGCTATCTGACAGACCGAGGGGGCTGTACTTGGTCAGCAAGAGCGGGGCCAAACGGACCAGATCTGCGGGAGGTGCG
Encoded here:
- the LOC100920374 gene encoding transmembrane protein 109-like — translated: MYVLHTHTHTHTHTLASSIAQAQIITELPSWEGQGAVTTDSHVKGRSGWGPRASRRSGGSFVMGRIPPQALLVASVALLLALHAASSHRDFHFRKPQKKDPVADFLSQTAAAIREAMEALLGPELVHFLAEILPTVSSVLSEFCFTLSRVSAQLLDAVGLEGDHLTRALKLSPDEVQVLLLWGFGALAAYWMLALLGQGLKLLLFLVAFVVVVRSVLELFGGREEEPWEAI